A stretch of Microbulbifer sp. SAOS-129_SWC DNA encodes these proteins:
- a CDS encoding aromatic ring-hydroxylating dioxygenase subunit alpha, with translation MSDTVELTAEKITARNPSDSFQDLLKIETVEVPPALLESTETYLGSEDISTDRYTSREFFDLEVEKVWRKTWQVACRENRLRKSGDYYVYDIVNDSILLTRTESGEIRGFHNSCLHRGRALKKGAGNSDHLRCPYHGWSWDLDGEFLGAPCQWDFPHVDKAKAKLPQVRVATWGGWVFINMDEDAPSLEDYMEVLPEHMNQWKHEQRFVALHIEKVIACNWKVAFEAFIESYHALATHPQLMPFQGIDNSQYDVWGDHVSRTITAYGVPNPAHADQFTEQQSLDAMMELIGVPDRPQLAPGQTAREKYAELNLPVASQQAGEDLSGKTTMSELMDSTLYSLFPNFAPWAGQGTVITYRHRPNGDDVDSCIMEIFLLTRYPEGEESPPDAATFRLGIDQPFSEAAEVMGAGFANVFHQDGANLPQVQKGLKASKKKAVTLGNYQEVRVRHFNQTLEKYINAK, from the coding sequence ATGAGCGATACGGTAGAGCTTACCGCGGAAAAGATCACGGCCCGCAACCCCTCTGACAGCTTTCAGGACCTGCTGAAAATCGAAACGGTGGAAGTGCCACCGGCACTGCTGGAGAGTACCGAGACCTATCTGGGATCCGAGGATATCTCCACCGACCGGTATACCTCGCGGGAGTTCTTTGATCTGGAAGTCGAGAAAGTGTGGCGAAAGACCTGGCAGGTCGCCTGTCGCGAGAATCGCCTGCGCAAATCCGGCGATTATTATGTGTACGATATCGTCAACGATTCCATTTTGCTGACCCGCACCGAATCGGGCGAAATCAGGGGCTTCCACAATTCCTGCCTGCATCGCGGTCGCGCGTTGAAGAAGGGCGCGGGTAACAGTGACCACCTGCGCTGCCCGTATCACGGTTGGTCGTGGGATCTCGATGGCGAATTTCTGGGTGCACCCTGCCAGTGGGACTTTCCCCACGTTGACAAGGCGAAGGCAAAGCTGCCGCAAGTGCGTGTTGCCACCTGGGGTGGCTGGGTCTTCATCAATATGGATGAGGATGCGCCATCGCTTGAAGACTACATGGAAGTGCTGCCCGAGCATATGAACCAGTGGAAGCATGAACAACGCTTCGTCGCATTACATATTGAAAAAGTCATCGCGTGCAACTGGAAGGTCGCTTTTGAAGCGTTCATTGAGTCCTACCATGCTCTGGCCACTCACCCGCAACTGATGCCATTCCAGGGGATCGATAACTCCCAGTACGATGTATGGGGAGACCATGTCAGCCGCACGATCACCGCTTATGGTGTTCCCAACCCGGCTCATGCGGACCAGTTCACCGAGCAACAATCGCTGGATGCGATGATGGAGCTGATCGGTGTGCCCGACCGCCCGCAACTGGCGCCGGGACAGACCGCGCGCGAGAAATATGCCGAACTCAACTTGCCGGTGGCCAGTCAGCAGGCAGGTGAGGACCTCAGTGGAAAAACCACAATGTCGGAGTTGATGGACTCGACGTTGTACTCATTGTTCCCGAACTTCGCCCCGTGGGCTGGACAGGGCACGGTAATTACCTATCGGCATCGCCCGAACGGTGATGATGTGGACAGCTGCATCATGGAAATCTTCTTGCTGACCAGGTATCCGGAGGGGGAGGAATCCCCGCCGGATGCAGCGACTTTCCGCCTTGGTATCGATCAGCCCTTCAGCGAAGCGGCGGAAGTGATGGGGGCAGGGTTTGCCAACGTATTCCACCAGGATGGCGCCAACCTGCCGCAGGTGCAGAAAGGCCTGAAGGCATCGAAAAAGAAGGCGGTTACCCTGGGTAACTACCAGGAAGTACGTGTTCGCCACTTTAACCAGACCCTGGAAAAATACATAAACGCGAAATAA
- a CDS encoding thiolase family protein, producing the protein MDVAIVGIGIHPFGRTPERSGLQQGAFAARLALKDAGVEWRDMQFGFGGSASAGSADALVNELGLTGMPFINVANGCATGGSALLSAYNAIKSGEYDIGIVVGFDKHDRGAFNADPRQMGIGAWYGETGLMLTTQFFAMKIQRYMHAFNISAGTLAKVASKAFSNGAKNPNAWRREEISEEEILTSTMISDPLTKFMFCAPGEGGVALVICRADQARRYTDRPVYLKGAALRSRRYGSFEVFAPSQALQQVDGPTVDTSRAAFDMAGVGPRDIDVLQLQDTESGAEVMHMAENGFCEHGEQEALIQAGETAIGGKLPVNTDGGCLASGEPIGATGLRQVYETCLQLRGDAGPRQVPNNPKLGYTHVYGAPGISAVTILQR; encoded by the coding sequence ATGGACGTAGCAATTGTTGGCATAGGTATTCATCCGTTTGGAAGAACTCCGGAGCGCAGTGGATTACAGCAGGGGGCTTTTGCGGCGCGACTGGCACTCAAAGACGCCGGTGTCGAGTGGCGCGATATGCAATTCGGCTTCGGTGGCAGTGCGAGTGCCGGCAGTGCCGACGCCCTGGTTAACGAGTTGGGGCTAACCGGAATGCCCTTTATCAATGTTGCCAATGGGTGTGCCACTGGTGGAAGTGCCCTGCTGTCAGCTTATAACGCGATCAAATCTGGCGAATACGATATCGGTATCGTGGTGGGCTTCGACAAGCATGACCGCGGTGCCTTCAATGCCGATCCGCGTCAGATGGGAATCGGGGCCTGGTACGGCGAAACCGGACTGATGCTGACGACGCAGTTCTTTGCCATGAAGATCCAGCGCTATATGCATGCATTCAATATCAGCGCAGGCACCTTGGCTAAGGTCGCCAGCAAGGCGTTCAGCAATGGGGCGAAGAACCCCAACGCCTGGCGTCGCGAGGAGATCAGCGAAGAGGAAATTTTAACCTCGACCATGATCAGTGACCCGCTGACAAAGTTTATGTTTTGTGCCCCGGGAGAGGGGGGCGTGGCACTGGTTATTTGCCGTGCAGACCAGGCGCGGCGCTACACCGACAGGCCGGTTTACCTGAAGGGTGCTGCGCTGCGTTCTCGTCGCTACGGTTCTTTCGAAGTTTTTGCACCCTCGCAGGCGTTACAGCAGGTCGACGGGCCAACCGTCGACACATCGCGGGCCGCGTTCGATATGGCCGGAGTCGGTCCCCGGGACATCGATGTCCTGCAGCTTCAGGATACCGAATCCGGCGCTGAAGTGATGCACATGGCGGAAAACGGGTTCTGTGAGCACGGGGAGCAGGAAGCATTGATCCAGGCCGGGGAAACCGCTATTGGCGGCAAGCTGCCGGTCAATACGGACGGTGGCTGCCTTGCCAGCGGCGAACCGATAGGCGCCACTGGCCTGCGGCAGGTCTATGAAACCTGCCTGCAGTTGCGCGGCGACGCCGGCCCGAGGCAGGTCCCCAATAATCCCAAACTTGGTTACACCCATGTATACGGCGCACCCGGTATCAGCGCCGTGACCATTTTGCAGCGATAA
- a CDS encoding SDR family oxidoreductase, which yields MKDLFRPFSLEGKVALVTGASSGLGLHFARVLAQAGAKVALAARRSGLLDEACAEIEAEGGEALPVNMDVTDSASVRAAFDQVEARFGHADIVINNAGITIPKLLLDLDDEDWGNVIDTNLTGVAFVTREAGKRLVAAGQPGSIVNIASITAERVQKFLSNYSAAKAAVVHLTKATALEFAPHNIRVNALCPGYFNTPLNSEWFKTEGGQALIQRVPTKRIGELHELNGPLLLLASDAGSLMTGSAVTVDGGHVLSEL from the coding sequence ATGAAAGATCTGTTCCGGCCCTTCAGTCTTGAGGGCAAAGTGGCACTGGTGACCGGTGCGTCCAGCGGTCTCGGGTTGCATTTCGCCAGGGTGCTGGCACAGGCCGGCGCAAAAGTAGCGCTGGCGGCAAGGCGTTCCGGGCTGCTTGACGAAGCCTGCGCGGAAATAGAGGCAGAGGGTGGCGAGGCGCTTCCGGTTAACATGGACGTCACAGATTCGGCGAGTGTGCGTGCGGCATTCGATCAGGTCGAAGCCCGCTTTGGGCATGCCGACATCGTTATTAACAATGCCGGTATTACGATTCCGAAGTTGTTGCTGGATCTTGATGATGAAGACTGGGGCAATGTGATAGACACCAACCTGACCGGCGTTGCCTTCGTTACCCGGGAAGCGGGCAAACGCCTGGTGGCGGCGGGCCAACCCGGCAGCATCGTTAATATCGCATCAATCACTGCCGAGCGGGTGCAGAAGTTTCTTTCCAACTACTCGGCAGCCAAAGCCGCGGTGGTGCATCTGACCAAGGCAACCGCGCTGGAGTTTGCCCCGCATAATATCCGCGTCAACGCGCTGTGCCCCGGCTACTTTAATACGCCCCTGAACAGCGAGTGGTTCAAGACTGAGGGCGGGCAGGCCCTGATACAGCGAGTGCCGACAAAGCGCATCGGTGAGCTGCACGAATTGAATGGCCCGCTTTTACTGTTGGCATCCGATGCCGGCTCGCTGATGACAGGTTCTGCCGTGACTGTAGACGGTGGCCATGTGCTATCGGAGCTTTAG